TTCAGCTCTGTCCCTGTTTGAACGCCCGCCGTTTGGCTCGGCGAGACGCCCCCCCCACACGTATCTTACATGGTGGCTGATTgctgtatgcttattgtgtctAGACTAGACGACAGTGGTtattggctgaagttattgattgttgaTCTGTATCAATCATTCTGATCTGtgttcataaatatctttgatgtTTCTGCTGATAACCAAACCTTTTATATACAACCTGATGCTGTGGTGGGACTGTACCTGACTCTGCAGGGAGCTCAGGTTCACCGCCATCACCTCCACGCTCTGCTGCACTCctctcagctcctcctgggCCTCCTCCCGCCTCCTCCGCTCCGTCTGCACCTCCTCTCTGAGAGCAGTCACCTCCTTCTCAGTCCTCATTAACTTCTCTTGTACCTgctccttctccttttcttccctttGTACCTCCTCTGTGATGACTGTCAACTCATTCTCGgtcctcctcagctcctcctgtatctcctccctctgcctcctctccgTCTGCACCTCCTCTCTGAGAGCGGTcgccttttctctcctcttcatcaGCTCCTGCTGGGCCTCATTCTTCtccatttgtttcttttgtacCTCCTCTCTAAGTACAGAcacctccctctcgctcctcctcagctcctcctgtatCTCttccctctgcctcctctccgTCTGCACCTCCTCTCTGAGAGCAGTCACCTCCTTCTCAGTCCTCATTAACTTCTCTTGTACCTgctccttctccttttcttccctttGTACCTCCTCTGTGATGACTGTCAACTCATTCTTGgtcctcctcagctcctcctgtatCTCCTCCCTCTGCACCTCCTCTCTGAGAGCTGTcgccttttctctcctcttcatcaGCTCCTCCTGGGCCTCATTCTTCtccatttgtttcttttgtacCTCCTCTCTAAGTACAGAcacctccctctcgctcctcctcagctcctcctgtacCTTGTCCTTGAGGACTGTCATCTCCTCCTGTGCCTCCTTCTTCTCCCTTTGTTCCCTTTTCACCTCCCCTCTGAGAGCTGTCACCTCCTTCTCAGTTCTCCTCAACTTCTCCTCtatctcctccttctccctttGTTCCCTTATTACCTCCTCTCTAAGTACAGatacctcctctctcctcctcctcagctcctcctgtaccttatccctctccctctgcaccTCCTCTCTGAGAGCTGtcacctccctctccctcctcctcagctccaccgACAGTCctgccttctcctcctccagctccctcACTCTggacctccctctctcctccaccaGGAGTTGCTGACCTCTCTCAGACTCCACGAGTCTCCCTCGCTCCTCTTTAGCCTCCTTCAATTCATCCTTCAGCctcatcttctcctcctctttactCCTCAGTACCTCCCTCTGTCCCTcaatttctttctccttctctatcAGCTCATCCTCCaacctcttcttctcctccgtCACCCTCCTCAGAAGCTCCTCAtctcccttcctcccctcctctgtctccttcagtttgttttctagcctcctcttctcctcctctgtcctcctcagcACCTCTCTTTGCTCCTGCACCCCCCTTTCCATCTCTTCCCATCTGTCCTCCAacctcctccactcctccctGGCTCTCCTTAGTgcctccctgtcctcctcccgctcctcctccacctcccttaCTTTCTCCTCCAGcctccccttctcctcctccaactctgtcagcttgttgtccagcctcctcctcctctccacctctgttctcctcagtgcctccttttctctctcctcctcctccctctcctccagcaTGGCTCTCAACtgctgcacctcctcctctcgATCCTTCAGGATATGGTTAAATTTGGCCCCCTCCCTCAAGCTCCGCTCTGCCTTCTCCCTCcactccttcacctcctcctccagtctGTCGCGggcctcctccctctctctggctctcctcCTCGCTCCCTCGCTCTCTGCCCGGGCCTCCTGCAGCTCCCTGGCCTGTGAGGAGATCctgttgtctttttctcctccctccctcttctctttctccaggAGCGCCCGGGTTTCTTTCAGCAGCGCCTCCAGCTGCTCCTCCCTCGCCTCCTTCTGCTTCAGTTTGTCGTTCGCCTCCTGACACTCCcttgctccctcctcctcctgctcctctgccaGCCTCAGGCGCTCCTTCAGCTCCTcgacctcctcctccctctccctcacgGCGCTCATCTGTCGTTCCAGGCTGCGCTCCCTCCGCTCCACCTCCTCTTTCATCTCCTCACACTCCTCCTTGGCCACGTTCAACCTCACCTTCAgcagctccacctcccccaccttCTCCTTCAGCCTCTCCAACAgttccccctccacctcctcctttttGTCTCGcagtctctccttctctctcctctcctcctctctgtcctcctctagTACGGAGGTTTCTTTTCTCAGTCTGTTaatctcctcctccacctcctccaccctcaTCCTCCATCTCTCCACCTCTTCTGCTTCACTCCTCAGTcgctccatctcctcctccctctcctccttttctctttctaatCTCTCCATCCGGTCGCAGAGGGCCTCGACCTCGCCgtccctcctcacctcctcctctttaaACTTAACCTCCgccctcttcacctcctcccccagtctctccatctctccctccgcCTGCCGTATTCTGTCCATCATGTGGCTGATTTGTGCCTCCTTCTCCGTCACCTCCTCCCTTAGTCTCTCCACTTCTTTTTGtctcgcctcctcctcctccatcagtcCCTCTATGCGCCTCTTCAGCGCCTCCACCTCTCCATCCCTCGTGCCCAGCTCCTCGCTCAgagcctccctctctctctgccaggcctccctctcctccttctcctcttcgtctttcctcctcctctgctcctctgcctcctcGGTCAGCCTCTCTGTGTCCTCCATCAGCGCCtccctctcctcgctcctctctctcctctccctcttgtCTTCTCTCTCAGCCATCgctctctccagctctcctcTCAGACACTCGATCTCCCCTTCAGACCAAACACAGGATCACAATGAAActgctgtaaaaacacaaataccgctactactgctgctgctgctgctgctgctgctgctaccgctactactgctgctactgctactgctgctgctgctactactactgctgctgctgctgctgctgctgctgctactgctgctactactgctgctgctgctgctgctgctgctgctgctgctgctgctgcctgccgCTGCTACCgctgccgctgccgccgccgccgccgccaccaccaccgccgctacCACCGCCGCTGCCGCTACCgctgccgctgccgccgccgccgccgccgctgccaccgccgctaccaccgccgccaccgccaccgccgccgccaccgccgccgccaccgctgccaccaccaccgcgctgccgctgccgccgccgccgccgccgccgccaccgccgccaccaccgccgccaccaccgccgctaccaccgccgccgccgccgccgccaccgctgccaccgccgccaccgccgccgctgccaccgccgctaccaccgccgccgccgctgccgccgctgctgccaccgctgccaccgctgccgccgccgccgccgccgccgccgccgccaccaccaccgccgccaccaccgccgctgccgccaccgctgccgctgccgccgctgccgccgctgccgccaccgccgccaccaccgccgctaccaccgccgccgccgctgctgccaccgccgccaccgctgccaccgctgccaccaccgccgccgccgccgccgccgctgccaccgctgccaccaccgccgccgccgccgccgctgccgccgccgccgcgcCGCCTACCgccgctaccaccgccgccgctgctgccgccgccgccgccgcgcaccaccaccgctaccaccgccgccgccgccaccaccgccgccgctaccaccgccgctgttaccgccaccgctgccgccaccaccgccaccgctgccgccaccgccgccgctgccgccaccaccgccgccaccaccgccgccgccgccgccaccaccaccgccgccaccgccgccgccgccgccgccgccaccaccgccgccaccaccgccgccgctgctgccaccaccaccgccgccaccgccgcctgctaccaccgccaccgctgccgccaccgccgccgccgctgccgccaccaccgccgccgccaccaccgccaccgccgccgctgccaccgctgccaccgccgccgccgccgccgccaccgccgccgccaccaccaccgccgccgccgccgccgccaccgccgccgccaccgccgccgcctgccgccgccaccaccgccgccgccaccaccgccgccaccaccaccgccaccgccaccgccgccgccgctgccaccaccaccgccgccgccgccgccgccaccgccgctgccaccgccaccaccaccgccgccgccactaccaccgccaccgccgccgccgccgccgctgccgctaccaccaccgccgctgccgccgccgccgccgccgctgccaccgccaccgccgctgccgccgccgccgctgccaccgcctgctgctgctgccaccgctaccaccgcctGCCACCGCCGCctaccgccaccaccaccgccgccgccgccgccgccaccaccaccgctgccaccgctaccgccaccaccaccgccgccgccgcgcCGCCactaccaccgccgccgccgccaccgccaccgccaccgccgccgctgccaccaccaccaccgctaccaccgccgccgccaccaccgccgccgctaccaccgccgccgccgccaccgccgccgccgccgccgctgccgccgccaccaccaccgccgccgccaccaccgccgccgctgccaccgccgccgccgccgccgccaccaccgccaccaccaccgccgccgccaccgccgccgccgccgctaccgccgccgccgccaccgccaccaccaccgccgctgccgccaccaccaccaccgccaccaccgccgccgccaccaccgccgccgccaccgccaccaccaccgccgccgccaccgccgccaccgccgccgctaccgctaccaccaccgccgccgccaccgccgccgccgccaccgcaccaccaccgccgccgccgccaccaccaccgccgccaccaccgccaccaccgccgccgccgccgctgccaccgccgccaccgccaccaccaccgccgccgccgccaccgccgccgccaccaccggcaccgctgctgccaccgccgccgccgctgccaccgctactaccactgctgttactgctactactactgctactactactgctactactgtcgctactgctgctactgctactgctattGCTCTTGCTgttgctactactactgctaggtgtaagtgtaaataataaaatgattgaTATAGTTTCAGGTCGTTGCTGTTGTTTATGCTGActatgtttccatccacctgttttcaTGAGtattttcaatttgcgcatTTTGCAAAAAATGTCGTGGAATCACAAAAAAAGGGCAAAATATGACTAAAAGTTGGTTTAtggaaacaaatggaaacagactttcAGGGCTGCAAcgaatgattattttcattatcgaatAATTACTTCCTCAATTAATCACTTTATCAGCGTGGTCCATGAACACCCATCACAAGTTTCCAGAGTCCAACAggacccaaagatattcagttcactgTGATATACAGTctttaaaacaaatagaaacaaCATCAGTCTGGTTTTCAGTCAATTGAACTTTTTGTGTAGCGAGCTGATTGAATTATAGATCAAATATATATTATGTGGTTTAAATGGGTAGTTTTTAAATGTGGAGGCGGGGTGTAGGTCCTGGATGTTTTGGTTCCAGAGAGGAAGTctaaatctgttttttaaaaggtCCAGCTAACAGATTATTAGGTCAGACTGCAATAGTTGACTAGATGATGCAAAATAACGTGCTTTGTATCACTGACACCAAGAAAGTTGAATAAAGGAATGTACACAGGTTTAGCTCACAGATAAAACTCTGCTTTGTCCTATTCTCCTGATGTGGTCACCCCACAGTATGATTTACACccatcctctgctgctcttcctgagctttctgccattttttccctgttaaagggttttttgggggagtttttcctgatcgagggtctaaggacagagggggCCGTAAGCtgtaaagccccctgaggcaaatttgtgatattgggttatataaataaaatggaaatagaacaaaacaaaaacgtgCCCGCCACATAAATAATCAATAAGCTGCATAAACGGTGACAGAAGATATTATCCACGTGTTTTAACCACAGTGCCACCTTCAGTCGAAATACAGCATTACAACATGTTTCTTATATTCTGTGATGGATGAGATGTTTTATAATCTCGCACACTGACCGTGTAAAGTCTCTTTGGCCTGCTgcagagtgtgaatgtgtgtgtgcagctgacATCTGTCCACCTCCGACTGTGAgagctgcttctgctgctgactgagctgctggtggagagacactgacagagacctgcagaggaagagagagagagaatgcacagaatatatataataataataaaactttatttatagagcacttatcaaagcaaagtacaaagtgcttcagaacaagagaaataaaacaccgcagcgaatgacgaaatataaagcaataaaataaacagttcaggtaaaatcaggatctgctttcagataaaaatgtgttttgagacgagacttaaacgaagactctgactcagacagcctgatgtcttcgggcaagttgttccagatcctcggggccctgatggccaaagctctgtcccccttagtttccatcctggactcaggatcagacaggagacccctgcccgaagatctcagactacgtgaaggttcataagggattacaaggtctaaaattcagtctggagccatgaagagccttaaaagtaatcaacaagatcttaaaatcaatcctgaaaccaacagggagccgatgtaaagaggctgaaccaggtgtggtcgcacctctgggtcctggtttacagccgagcagctgagttttgtacagtctgcagtcgtatTTACGACCTGTTGAAACTTGTATTGAAATGCATCGCGTCCTCAGGTGTGTTCGGTACCTGAGCTCCTGCAGCTCGTCCTCCAGCTGCTTCCTGCGTCTCTGCAGActgtcctgctcctcctgcagcttcctgctctctctctgctgctcctcctgctgcctgtctctcctcctcacctcctccactgCCTGCCGCAGCTGCTCCTGCGCCTCCTTCAGCTCCCCGCACACTGAGGCATGCTGGGAGGACAGCTGAgggccacacacatacacatcatacATGATACATCACGCACGTATGTATCACTGTCACATGAccgtcacctcctcctctttacCTCCTTCAGCTgacctccatccctctctctctcctccatcagGGAGACCAactgtctctccttctcctccattattctctccatctctctctctctttctctcagctgACGGACGAGGTCAGCCTCCGCCTCTCTCTGTGCTCTAAACAACAGAACAGAAGGGTTTATTTTCAAGATTTAAGGTTTACGATCAGGATTAAAGGTTTACGTTCAGGATTAAAGGTTTACATTCAAGATTTAAGGTTTGCGTTCAGGATTAAAGGTTTACGTTCAGGATTAAAAGGTTTATGTTCAGGATTAAAGTTTTACGTCCAGGATTAAAAGGTTTATGTTCAGGATTAAAGTTTTACGTCCAggattaaatgtttatattccGGATTAAGGGTTTACATTCTAAATTTAAGGGTTTAGATTCaggatttaaacatttatattacaGATTAAAGGGTTTGTGTTCAGGATTAAAGGGTTTCCTTTTAGTATTAATGGGTTTACGTTCAGGATTAAAGGTTTACGTTCAGGATTAAAGATTTACGTTCAGGATTAAAGATTTACGTTCAGGATTAAAGGTTTACGTTCAGGATTTAAGGTTTACGTTCAGGATTAAAGGAATTATTTTCAAGATGTAAGGTTTACATTCAGTATTAAAGGGTTTACGTTCAGTATTAAAGTTTTACGTTCAGGATTAAAGATTTACGTTCAGGATTAAAGATTTACGTTCAGGATTAAAGATTTACGTTCAGGATTAAAGGTTTACGTTCAGGATTAAAGGTTTACGTTCAGGATTAAAGGTTTGCGTTCAAGATTTAAGGTTTATGTTCAGGATTAAAGTTTTACGTCCAggattaaatgtttatattccGGATTAAGGGTTTACATTCTAAATTAAAGGGTTTAGATTCaggatttaaacatttatattacaGATTAAAGGGTTTGTGTTCAGGATTAAAGGGTTTCCTTTTAGTATTAAAGGGTTTACGTTCAGGATTAAAGGTTTACGTTCAGGATTAAAGATTTACGTTCAGGATTAAAGATTTACGTTCAGGATTAAAGGTTTACGTTCAGGATTAAAGGTTTACGTTCAGGATTAAAGGTTTGCGTTCAAGATTTAAGGTTTACGTTCAGGATTAAAGGTTTACGTTCAGGATTTAAGGTTTATGTTCAGGATTAAAGGAATTATTTTCAAGATGTAAGGTTTACATTCAGTATTAAAGGGTTTACGTTCAGTATTAAAGTTTTACGTTCAGGATTAAAGATTTACGTTCAGGATTAAAGGTTTACGTTCAGGATTAAAGGTTTGCGTTCAAGATTTAAGGTTTATGTTCAGGATTAAAGTTTTACGTCCAggattaaatgtttatattccGGATTAAGGGTTTACATTCTAAATTAAAGGGTTTAGATTCaggatttaaacatttatattacaGATTAAAGGGTTTGTGTTCAGGATTAAAGGGTTTCCTTTTAGTATTAAAGGGTTTACGTTCAGGAGGATTAAAGGTTTACGTTCAGGATTAAAGGTTTACATTCGGGATTAAAGGGTTTCCGTTCAGGATTAAATGGTTTAAATTACGCATTAAAGGATAACATTAAGAattaaaagatttattttcaaGTTTTAAGGTTTATATTCTGTATTAAAAGGTTCAGAATTAAAGGGTTTATATTCAGCAATAAAGGTTTGCATTCAGGATTAAGGATTCAGGTATAAACAATGTGTCGTGGAAACCAAACTCACCTGAGCTGGCTGCAGTCCAGGTTGAGGGTTTTGACCTCTCTCTGCAAagagctgacctctgacctcagagCCTgcagctgtgattggctgtctgaCAGCTCACACTCgagctggaaacacacacatataaacagacTGAGCCAGGCAGCATCGCTGACAGAGAGGTAAAGACAGAGAGGTAAAGCGAGCGGTGGTACCTGCAGCAGTTGTTTGTTCAGCTCTCTCTTGTCTGAGGCCAGAGCCGAGGTCAGGGCGGCCATCTTGTCCAGAGCGTCCcttccctcctccacctcccgcTTCAACAGACACTCAGAGGACGAGAGACGCAACACACTCTCCCTGGACTGAAGGGGGGAGacaaagagggggagagagaaaaccattacatacaaacaaatacataccAAGAGTTAAGACAAATATAAACTCACTGCTGAGTAGCTACATCAGAACGTATGTTACTACATGATCAATGCAAACTGAATACAAACTGATAACAGAAGCAACTTATCAGTTActttaagaatattttaaaaacactgacgttgcaaacaatattttaaagttAAGCTCATTGTAAAATCACTACA
This Siniperca chuatsi isolate FFG_IHB_CAS linkage group LG12, ASM2008510v1, whole genome shotgun sequence DNA region includes the following protein-coding sequences:
- the si:dkey-230p4.1 gene encoding trichohyalin isoform X1, with amino-acid sequence MEARLLIGWQQEKAELKQEVCRLQEELAESRAEREELESRSRALNDRLCQSVSPSLALSLRVEGEQREWRRRVREGREREARQALLIHRLQNKVLEYKDRCQHVELQLQEEHTKLLNTERTIRDEHSDSLESALIRLEEEQQRSVSLADTNALLREQLSQLEQTNQALREDLQKLTSDWTRAVEEAEQKEDDWQRERECRSGHVGQQQTRLLSVWRSVVALRRHCHTVKTAADRDLWQLRAEFSRLSSSLLSSCDSVSSSLRLSAPPIKTFSSLPPPSSSPPLSSTLVTPPPDSSPVVPPLISSSTLGTFTLGELENKEEETEEEEEQQRWEEKEREISELKLLHETQVLQLNERIAALSRPLQVEAGEREEREREVERHRAAERRLQSVSQAVIKLSRVLSGSGSSRSLCVSSDSVLSLDLSSLLSVLSHAESALQWRHEELQGAELSLRRLGEEKSAAQLRLKQLEDDNQRLHAHTQHTQLELTHTLDTLSREREAASSLQLQLEEAQRREEEVQRENDRLRRERDRQEDRNRQLETETQRRVETEMLENVQLTERETLHRMEIHTLKGALERQQLDRQRAEEEAADTRDALQKSRESVLRLSSSECLLKREVEEGRDALDKMAALTSALASDKRELNKQLLQLECELSDSQSQLQALRSEVSSLQREVKTLNLDCSQLRAQREAEADLVRQLREREREMERIMEEKERQLVSLMEERERDGGQLKELSSQHASVCGELKEAQEQLRQAVEEVRRRDRQQEEQQRESRKLQEEQDSLQRRRKQLEDELQELRSLSVSLHQQLSQQQKQLSQSEVDRCQLHTHIHTLQQAKETLHGEIECLRGELERAMAEREDKRERRERSEEREALMEDTERLTEEAEEQRRRKDEEEKEEREAWQREREALSEELGTRDGEVEALKRRIEGLMEEEEARQKEVERLREEVTEKEAQISHMMDRIRQAEGEMERLGEEVKRAEVKFKEEEVRRDGEVEALCDRMERLEREKEEREEEMERLRSEAEEVERWRMRVEEVEEEINRLRKETSVLEEDREEERREKERLRDKKEEVEGELLERLKEKVGEVELLKVRLNVAKEECEEMKEEVERRERSLERQMSAVREREEEVEELKERLRLAEEQEEEGARECQEANDKLKQKEAREEQLEALLKETRALLEKEKREGGEKDNRISSQARELQEARAESEGARRRAREREEARDRLEEEVKEWREKAERSLREGAKFNHILKDREEEVQQLRAMLEEREEEEREKEALRRTEVERRRRLDNKLTELEEEKGRLEEKVREVEEEREEDREALRRAREEWRRLEDRWEEMERGVQEQREVLRRTEEEKRRLENKLKETEEGRKGDEELLRRVTEEKKRLEDELIEKEKEIEGQREVLRSKEEEKMRLKDELKEAKEERGRLVESERGQQLLVEERGRSRVRELEEEKAGLSVELRRREREVTALREEVQRERDKVQEELRRRREEVSVLREEVIREQREKEEIEEKLRRTEKEVTALRGEVKREQREKKEAQEEMTVLKDKVQEELRRSEREVSVLREEVQKKQMEKNEAQEELMKRREKATALREEVQREEIQEELRRTKNELTVITEEVQREEKEKEQVQEKLMRTEKEVTALREEVQTERRQREEIQEELRRSEREVSVLREEVQKKQMEKNEAQQELMKRREKATALREEVQTERRQREEIQEELRRTENELTVITEEVQREEKEKEQVQEKLMRTEKEVTALREEVQTERRRREEAQEELRGVQQSVEVMAVNLSSLQSQVCELSQSRERVRQEVKEKEEEKQQMKEGLKAALEEMTKLKLLLQESHADGVRLRSALKEKKEEVERFREESLRAVREEVLQEREEVEKERGELEELRARAQALERRRREMMEELEEARQAKKKAGEKMREAEERWRSRMEEMEEQQEVKLKALSREIQTLKEREEDTEKEWRSRVEEARREVEKSRAELSQVRATAAMLEEQKTQISSLAAEREEETDGQRRTRDQKTDDKEKGEGEQEEEQMSLLQEKQELRRLLRHREAEVYTLTQRTEELEKDRDRVRLALERTEAAMIGYRERAHQQEQSPGAGSNPDEQGVGDRLVVLQRLVAELELEQKRLNKKNSHLENQKEKLKRDRNTLRDTLRQVEEERSRFRQQLTDSSRSQVRHTHTHISVCECVCKAVWFFQESADTTEEERLRSRVRELEDQVSQLRLSLAVDQQQRAEFIQQSSRNSRWLLSLRHDLTDSLAAVTRRPVSSVLESETQRLDRSLREEELRMSLSQS
- the si:dkey-230p4.1 gene encoding trichohyalin isoform X2, whose protein sequence is MEARLLIGWQQEKAELKQEVCRLQEELAESRAEREELESRSRALNDRLCQSVSPSLALSLRVEGEQREWRRRVREGREREARQALLIHRLQNKVLEYKDRCQHVELQLQEEHTKLLNTERTIRDEHSDSLESALIRLEEEQQRSVSLADTNALLREQLSQLEQTNQALREDLQKLTSDWTRAVEEAEQKEDDWQRERECRSGHVGQQQTRLLSVWRSVVALRRHCHTVKTAADRDLWQLRAEFSRLSSSLLSSCDSVSSSLRLSAPPIKTFSSLPPPSSSPPLSSTLVTPPPDSSPVVPPLISSSTLGTFTLGELENKEEETEEEEEQQRWEEKEREISELKLLHETQVLQLNERIAALSRPLQVEAGEREEREREVERHRAAERRLQSVSQAVIKLSRVLSGSGSSRSLCVSSDSVLSLDLSSLLSVLSHAESALQWRHEELQGAELSLRRLGEEKSAAQLRLKQLEDDNQRLHAHTQHTQLELTHTLDTLSREREAASSLQLQLEEAQRREEEVQRENDRLRRERDRQEDRNRQLETETQRRVETEMLENVQLTERETLHRMEIHTLKGALERQQLDRQRAEEEAADTRDALQKSRESVLRLSSSECLLKREVEEGRDALDKMAALTSALASDKRELNKQLLQLECELSDSQSQLQALRSEVSSLQREVKTLNLDCSQLRAQREAEADLVRQLREREREMERIMEEKERQLVSLMEERERDGGQLKELSSQHASVCGELKEAQEQLRQAVEEVRRRDRQQEEQQRESRKLQEEQDSLQRRRKQLEDELQELRSLSVSLHQQLSQQQKQLSQSEVDRCQLHTHIHTLQQAKETLHGEIECLRGELERAMAEREDKRERRERSEEREALMEDTERLTEEAEEQRRRKDEEEKEEREAWQREREALSEELGTRDGEVEALKRRIEGLMEEEEARQKEVERLREEVTEKEAQISHMMDRIRQAEGEMERLGEEVKRAEVKFKEEEVRRDGEVEALCDRMERLEREKEEREEEMERLRSEAEEVERWRMRVEEVEEEINRLRKETSVLEEDREEERREKERLRDKKEEVEGELLERLKEKVGEVELLKVRLNVAKEECEEMKEEVERRERSLERQMSAVREREEEVEELKERLRLAEEQEEEGARECQEANDKLKQKEAREEQLEALLKETRALLEKEKREGGEKDNRISSQARELQEARAESEGARRRAREREEARDRLEEEVKEWREKAERSLREGAKFNHILKDREEEVQQLRAMLEEREEEEREKEALRRTEVERRRRLDNKLTELEEEKGRLEEKVREVEEEREEDREALRRAREEWRRLEDRWEEMERGVQEQREVLRRTEEEKRRLENKLKETEEGRKGDEELLRRVTEEKKRLEDELIEKEKEIEGQREVLRSKEEEKMRLKDELKEAKEERGRLVESERGQQLLVEERGRSRVRELEEEKAGLSVELRRREREVTALREEVQRERDKVQEELRRRREEVSVLREEVIREQREKEEIEEKLRRTEKEVTALRGEVKREQREKKEAQEEMTVLKDKVQEELRRSEREVSVLREEVQKKQMEKNEAQEELMKRREKATALREEVQREEIQEELRRTKNELTVITEEVQREEKEKEQVQEKLMRTEKEVTALREEVQTERRQREEIQEELRRSEREVSVLREEVQKKQMEKNEAQQELMKRREKATALREEVQTERRQREEIQEELRRTENELTVITEEVQREEKEKEQVQEKLMRTEKEVTALREEVQTERRRREEAQEELRGVQQSVEVMAVNLSSLQSQVCELSQSRERVRQEVKEKEEEKQQMKEGLKAALEEMTKLKLLLQESHADGVRLRSALKEKKEEVERFREESLRAVREEVLQEREEVEKERGELEELRARAQALERRRREMMEELEEARQAKKKAGEKMREAEERWRSRMEEMEEQQEVKLKALSREIQTLKEREEDTEKEWRSRVEEARREVEKSRAELSQVRATAAMLEEQKTQISSLAAEREEETDGQRRTRDQKTDDKEKGEGEQEEEQMSLLQEKQELRRLLRHREAEVYTLTQRTEELEKDRDRVRLALERTEAAMIGYRERAHQQEQSPGAGSNPDEQGVGDRLVVLQRLVAELELEQKRLNKKNSHLENQKEKLKRDRNTLRDTLRQVEEERSRFRQQLTDSSRSQESADTTEEERLRSRVRELEDQVSQLRLSLAVDQQQRAEFIQQSSRNSRWLLSLRHDLTDSLAAVTRRPVSSVLESETQRLDRSLREEELRMSLSQS